A stretch of the Vigna radiata var. radiata cultivar VC1973A chromosome 9, Vradiata_ver6, whole genome shotgun sequence genome encodes the following:
- the LOC106774286 gene encoding cytochrome P450 82C4, which produces MDSLSQPTLVAVIAITIILLYNRWRKQKGSEKRKGTEPPEPSGALPLIGHLHLLGGRTPLARTFAALADKYGPIFQIRLGAYPALVICNQEAIKECFTTHDKVLASRPKSSHGVLLGYNFAGFGFAPYGAYWIKIKKLTMLELLSARRLEFLRHVYESEIDTLVNDLWMYLDGKTDVRVTISDWMERLSFNIVTKMIAGKRYFSYLEDVDDVEAHGVVKLIKEFMHISGEFVPSDLIPVLGWFGVQGKVLKSMKRIAKDLDTLVGGWLEEHKKIHSLNNKSLDKHDFIDVMLSAIEDDPLSHHNRDTIIKANVASLMLAGSDTTSTTMTWILTMLLKNPEVLKRAQEEIEDEVGRERKVEASDIKNLFYLQAIVKETLRLYPPGPLLVPHEATQDCYIQGYHVPKGTRVFANVWKLHRDPSVWSEAEKFSPERFLNENGEVVDEGHQHFEYLPFGSGRRACPGSTFATQVTLITIARLLHAFRFDVPVDEPVDLEEGLGITLPKINPLQILLSSRLPNHFYNTHKF; this is translated from the exons ATGGATTCCCTTTCACAACCAACACTTGTAGCAGTGATAGCCATAACCATAATTCTTCTCTACAACAGATGGAGGAAGCAAAAGGGTAGTGAAAAAAGGAAGGGTACAGAACCCCCAGAACCCTCAGGTGCCCTACCATTGATTGGTCACCTGCACCTTTTAGGAGGTCGGACACCCCTGGCTAGGACCTTTGCTGCTTTGGCTGACAAATATGGACCCATCTTTCAAATCCGTCTAGGGGCATACCCTGCCCTTGTGATCTGCAACCAAGAGGCCATAAAAGAGTGCTTCACCACCCATGATAAGGTCTTGGCCTCACGCCCTAAGAGTAGCCATGGTGTGCTTCTTGGTTACAATTTTGCAGGGTTTGGATTTGCCCCTTATGGCGCGTACTGGATCAAGATCAAAAAGCTCACCATGCTTGAATTGCTCTCTGCTCGCCGCCTCGAATTCCTCAGGCATGTTTATGAGTCTGAGATTGATACTTTGGTCAATGATCTTTGGATGTATCTTGATGGCAAAACTGATGTTAGAGTCACTATAAGTGATTGGATGGAACGCTTGAGCTTCAACATCGTCACAAAGATGATTGCTGGGAAAAG GTATTTCAGTTATTTGGAAGATGTGGATGATGTAGAAGCACATGGTGTTGTGAAACTTATAAAGGAGTTCATGCATATATCTGGGGAGTTTGTTCCCTCAGATTTAATTCCAGTTCTTGGATGGTTTGGGGTGCAGGGGAAAGTCCTCAAATCCATGAAACGAATTGCAAAAGATTTGGACACCCTTGTCGGAGGTTGGCTTGAAGAACATAAGAAAATTCATTCCCTCAATAACAAATCATTGGACAAACATGATTTCATTGATGTAATGCTCTCTGCCATTGAAGATGATCCTCTCTCTCATCATAATCGTGATACTATCATCAAAGCTAATGTTGCC AGTCTGATGTTAGCGGGATCAGACACGACATCAACCACAATGACATGGATACTGACGATGCTGCTGAAGAATCCAGAGGTTTTGAAGCGAGCACAGGAAGAGATAGAAGATGAAgttggaagagagagaaaggtgGAAGCAAGTGACATAAAAAACCTGTTTTATCTTCAAGCAATCGTGAAGGAAACTTTGAGGCTATACCCTCCAGGACCTCTGCTGGTGCCCCACGAGGCTACCCAAGACTGCTACATTCAAGGGTACCACGTACCCAAAGGCACACGTGTGTTTGCGAACGTGTGGAAGCTTCACAGAGATCCGAGTGTGTGGTCAGAGGCTGAGAAGTTTTCACCAGAGAGGTTTCTGAATGAGAATGGAGAAGTGGTTGATGAAGGTCACCAGCATTTTGAGTATTTGCCTTTTGGGTCAGGTAGAAGGGCTTGTCCTGGTTCAACTTTTGCAACACAGGTTACTCTCATCACCATTGCTCGTTTGCTTCATGCTTTTCGTTTCGATGTGCCTGTCGATGAACCTGTTGATTTGGAAGAAGGCTTGGGCATCACCTTGCCCAAGATCAACCCTTTGCAGATTCTCTTGAGCTCAAGGTTACCAAATCACTTTTATAACACACACAAATTCTAG